In the Terriglobales bacterium genome, TTACGACCAAGAGCTCGGGCGAAAGGAGCCAACGTATGTTGATTATAGGTTGTGATTTTCATCCGAGTGGGCAACAGGTCTTTGGCATGGACAATGAGACCGGTGAAGTGTTTGCCGAGCAATGGCTGGACCACAGTGGGAAGGCGGTAGCGGAGTTTTATTCGTCGCTTCCGGCCGGAGCCGAGGTGGGAGTAGAGAGCACGGGCAATCTGTTGTGGTTCGAGCGGGTATTGGCCAAGTACGGACATCGGCTGCGGATCGGGGATGCGCTGCAGATCCAGAAGCAGGAGACGCGCAAGCAGAAGCACGATCGGCGGGCGGCGGAGCTGATCGCGCGGCGGCTGTACGAGAAGCGTTTTCCCGAGCTGCGCTGGGTGTATTGCACACTTCACAGATAGCCGACTAGCGGAAGCTGAAAACTGTCATCCTGAGCCCAGTCGTTGGGCGAAGGATCTCCCGCGATGCATGCTCCTGGAATGCACCATCCTGGCTCTTTGGCGAAAATCTTGGGCCGAAGAGCCGGGACGCGACGGTTTCACTTGAAGTATTCCGGGAGATCCTTCGCGCAAAACCGCGCTCAGGATGACAGGACTTAAGACAAATCACGAATCGATCGGATGCCGCCTTTAATTCACCCACCCACCACGCTCATCGTCGCGCTTGTCGTCGGGCGGCTTGTAGTTGCCGTACTCGTCGAAGTAGACGTTTCGGTCGTGCTTGCGCATGTACACCTGAAACTTCTTCGCTGCGCGACGACGTTTCCAACGGTAATAGGCATTGCGCAGTCCGTAGATGCGCTCGCTAAGCCCCACAGAGACTCCTCGCCTTAGAAACATCGTGTACCACAGATATCCGGCACCCAGCCCCAGTAAGACAACGCAGAACTGTAGGGCAAAGTGGTAGAGCAACAGATAAGCCGTCTCAATTGCGGCGATGCCGACTACAACCCACTTGATCGGGATCTGGAGAGGAATCGGAAACAGCATGATCGGCGCGCCGCGATTCATCAGATAAAAGACCATGAGGATCGCGTTCGCTGCAGCGCCCGAGCCTGCAGCAGGGCCCTGCGCGATGACGCCGGTCAACGACAGGCCGACGCCGACGGCGCCCGAAAGAATCAAGCTGCCGAAAAACAGTCCATAGAACCGCTGTGATCCAATTTGTCCCTCCACTGCGCTGCCGATGAAATAAATTCCAACCAGGGACAAGAGGAACTGGATGGGATCGGCATACATGAACGGATATGTGACTAGCTGCCACAGCCATCCATGCAACGCCTTGTCCGGCTGTAATGTGCCGATTGCGAACGCCGCCTGGCCGAGTGAAGGCGCGAACGCGACCATTAACAGCAGCGCGATGTAAACAGCGGTGCTAAAGAGAATGATCTGCCGAACTGCCCCGCGGAACGGCGGCAGTCCCATTTCAAATGATTGGTAACGAGGAGACATACGTTCACATCCCGGACGAAGAGGCTGCGGCTCTGCCGGGTACGTCGATTCTACCGCTCGGACGCGGCACAACGGGCAAGCTGGCGTGTCCTTTCGCATCGAGCGCGCGTATGGCGAAAATCACGTTGTCTTTCGAGATCGGCAGTGTGATCGACATCCCTCCGGCCGGAGCATTCATTGCGTGCTGCCAGTAAGGCTGATC is a window encoding:
- a CDS encoding rhomboid family intramembrane serine protease, whose amino-acid sequence is MSPRYQSFEMGLPPFRGAVRQIILFSTAVYIALLLMVAFAPSLGQAAFAIGTLQPDKALHGWLWQLVTYPFMYADPIQFLLSLVGIYFIGSAVEGQIGSQRFYGLFFGSLILSGAVGVGLSLTGVIAQGPAAGSGAAANAILMVFYLMNRGAPIMLFPIPLQIPIKWVVVGIAAIETAYLLLYHFALQFCVVLLGLGAGYLWYTMFLRRGVSVGLSERIYGLRNAYYRWKRRRAAKKFQVYMRKHDRNVYFDEYGNYKPPDDKRDDERGGWVN